Proteins encoded together in one Deinococcus ruber window:
- a CDS encoding histidine phosphatase family protein codes for MRSIHLVRHAQTLPIPGVPSSMWPLTQEGCTQASRLAALLANIHISRIISSTEVKAIETGEIIANKLSLLLIQRDGLQEHERTNLGVLSPSDFQLGMGLMFSRPSQHVFGDESADDARVRFETSLNSLMESSQEDELVVSHGTVMSLLIAHKNKLDARQLWETISMPDHFVLQWPSFKIISHMSPTSLG; via the coding sequence ATGCGTTCGATTCACCTTGTCAGGCATGCACAAACACTACCCATCCCCGGTGTGCCAAGTTCGATGTGGCCCCTGACACAGGAAGGGTGCACGCAGGCATCTCGTTTGGCTGCCTTGCTTGCTAACATTCATATCTCAAGGATCATTTCAAGTACAGAAGTCAAGGCGATTGAAACCGGGGAGATTATCGCAAATAAACTCTCCCTCCTACTCATTCAAAGAGATGGGTTGCAGGAACATGAGCGCACCAACTTAGGCGTGCTCTCGCCTTCAGATTTTCAGCTGGGGATGGGGCTTATGTTCAGCCGTCCGTCCCAACATGTTTTTGGAGATGAAAGTGCTGATGATGCCAGAGTTCGTTTTGAAACATCCCTGAATTCCCTGATGGAATCGAGCCAAGAAGATGAACTGGTCGTATCGCACGGTACAGTAATGAGTCTACTTATAGCTCACAAAAATAAATTGGACGCTAGACAACTATGGGAAACCATCTCTATGCCTGACCACTTTGTCTTGCAGTGGCCTTCGTTCAAAATAATTTCCCATATGTCGCCAACCTCTCTAGGGTAA